Genomic window (Leptolyngbya iicbica LK):
GTCAATGACGGCAAAGGCATTGTTCTCTTGCAAGCTGACGAAGGCTTGGGTGCCATCGGGAGAGACGGTGATGTATTCCGGCTCAGCATCTTTGGAGAAGTCAATACCGGGGAAGATACGGACCCCCTCAGCCCGGAGCGCGTCTTCCTGACCGTCGAAGGCTTTGAAGTCAGCCGTTGCCACCGTGGCGCTGGCCACACCGCTGGAAATATCAATGATGCTGACGGAACCTTCGGGGTTCACACCATCATCGGGTTCGCCTTCGTTAGCCACTAACACTTTGGAGCCGTCAGGGGTAAAGGTCACCATATCGGGCAGCGCCCCGACTTCCACTTCGTTCAAGAAGTTGCCATCCGCATCAAAGAACACCACCTTGCCGTTATCGGTCACGGTTTCATTCTCAATGGCGACGGCAACGATGCCGTTTTTGACGGCAACACTGTTGGCCCCCGCCCCAAACTGAGTCGCGTCGATCTGGTTGATCAGGGTGGGATTACTGGGGTCGCTGACATCGAGAATGTCGATGGTCACCGCGTTGGAGTTGACCACAAACAGGCGATCGCTGTCAGGGTCGAAAGCATTAATTTCAGCGGCCCCTTCGTCAAAGGCTCCCGTTTCGTAGGTGCCTAGCAGCGACAGACCCACTGCTGGTTCGGTCGGCTCTGTCGGCGTATCGCCACTGCCGCCGCCGAGCACGGTGTCTTCCCGAAAAGCCAGGTTTTGCAAGCGAGTATCAGCCTCGCGATCGGTCTCAGCCTGGTCAAACGGCGCACCACCGTTATCCGGATTGAAGTTGTCGAATAGGTATTCAGCCAGCGCATCTTGCTCGGAACCATCGGGCGCGAAGGTGGCATCTCCCGTGCGGGGCGCATCTTCGTCTAGCGCCAAGTCGACAAAGTTGCTGCCAAAATCTTGGAAGGGATAGCCATCCCCACCCCCGGCCAAGAAGCCCAGGGTCACGATTTTCACGGTCGCGTCAGCATCGCCCACCAGTTCGCCATTCTCAACCAGAATGTCGATGATGTTGCCATCTTCATCTTTGATCGCGGCAGACTGAATGCGATCGCCCTCTGGCGCGGTCAAGTCAAAGCTAAACTCAATACCGCTCACTTGAGGGAAACGGCCCTGAGTATTGCTGTCATCCAAGCTGCTCGCGGCAACACCATGCTCTAGCACAGCCACTAACCCAGCGCGGGTGATATCCAACACGGTCAAGCCGTTGTTAAAGCGCAGACTGTTCGCGATGTCAGTTTCCGAGATGCCACCATCGGGCTTCACACCAGGAATACCTTCGTTGGGGAGCTCAACGGCCTCACCCGTGCCCCCTGCCGGCACGACCACCTGGCCAATATCATCACGGATGCCGCCGCCGTTCTTGATGGAAACCAAGACGTTTTCGCCCGTGATCTCTTTCGCGATCGCCAGATTGGCATCAGCGGTCAAGTTGCCCAGATTCGTTTCCTGAGTGCGGACGCTGCCGCGCAGCCCGTCGAGGTAAACGTTACTCACCCCAAAGACATTGCTCTCTTTCGCCACAATGACGCCTTCCAGGGCATCGACGATCGCCTGAATCTCCGGGTCAATCAGCCCCTCTGCGCCCAGCGCCGCGACGCCTTCAGCATCGGTGCGGTAGGCCCCACTCACAGCGGGATCATAGCTTTCCGGAATGATGACCCCGTTATCGTCAAAGTCAATGACCAACCGCCCTACATACTTGTAGTTGCCATCGGTGTTGACCACGGCCACGGGCTTACCATCCGCACTGGTCTGGATGATGGGATAAACGCCCTGACTGGTATCACCATCGCGCGGGGTGTCGTCGCTATCAAATAAACGAGTGTTGGAACCCCCGGCCACGATGATGTCAACATCGGTGAGCCGCTCAGCCAGCGCTTGCTCAATCGCAATCTGCTGCATGTGTGACAGCAAGACCACCTTATTCACATCAGGATTCGCCGCTAACAGCGCATCCACGTCAGCCTGAATTTCGGCGGCCAACGCATCCAACTGTTCCGGAGTCGGCGCACCACCAAAGTCAGCAGGGGCAATGGTGACATCCCCAGGGCTAGAAATCACATCAATGGTGGGGGTCGTGGCTCCGACGACGCCAATTTTTTCGCCATTCACATCAATCACCGTGCTGGCGGCGATGGTGTTAGGCGCTGGGGCCACCGCATCGGTCCCGACGAAACCCGCCAAATTGGCATCCGTACTGAAATCTAAATTGGCACTGAGGTAAGGGAAGGCTGTCCCCGCAAACGCTTCGTTGATATCGGGCGTCTCCGGATCGTCAGGAGTGCCGCCAATCAGGCTAGCCAGCAGGCCTGTTCCTAAGTCAAATTCATGGTTGCCAAACGCGATCGCCTCAAAGCCCAACTCGTTTTGAATGAGGATATCGGCAATTCCCGCAGTGCCATAAATGTCGCTAGAAGCGGTAAAAAACAACCCCGGAATGATGGCATCGCCAGAAGACAGCACTAGAGTATTGTCATCAATGCCGTCGCCACCCAGGTCTTGGGCCTTCAGAGCATTCAAAACAGCAGAAAAGTTTGGCGCATCGACTAGAGCCGGAATCCCCGCCTCTTGGTCAGCCGCATGTAACAGTTCGAGCGTATAAGCCATAAATTCCTCTCGGAAGTAAAAATTAGACAGCACGACAAGTTGGGCCAGCCCACGGGCTGACACCGACTCAAATCCGTTCAACGAACCAAAATCAATGCTTGTGCTGGATTAACGCGGCCCTGACCCGCAGCTCTAACCCCGGCCTTTCGGAAAACTCAGCGAGCTCAAGCAAACCAGGCATTGCTGATATCACCGGGTTAAACAGGTGGGAGAGGCCCGATCAACTGTCCAACCAGATTGAGGTTCAGTCACACGCCATCCAATTGTGTTCACCAGTAACTTTCCCAGACGAAAGTAAAGGGACGGTAATGCTAGTTTTAAGCCTTCGTATAATCACGGAGGGTTTATCAGTGCTTGATAACAACTTGGCCAACTTCATCTCTCCTTCATAAAGTTGGCCCTTGTGATGTTGAGGAAATCTTGGAAAGCAGGCGAGAGACCGATTAGTCCACCGAAATTCTCGGCAAGAGCATCTTGCCGATTCGTTACGGATACAACCACTTGAGTGCCGAAAAATACGTCGCTCCCTCGAGGCAAGGTTAAGCCCTGACTAAAGTCGGCGCGCAAGTGTGGGGTATTGAAGCAGCCCGCGATCGCCCTCACAACAGGTGATGGAGATCGCCATCGCCCTCTCATCGCAGTCTGTGAACTGACGAACAGACGTTAGCGCTAACGGATGAGACTTGAATGAGTTGGCATCGCCGTCTCAGCTGTCCCAAAGGCCAGGAACTTGCCTGTCCTAAACAATTTGGGTGTGATTGAAACTTCATCCCTGAAGAGTCATTACTCCGGCTCATCTGGCGCGGGCGCCGACTCCAATGGTGCGAGCTCCTGACCGTTTTGCGGTAGTTGTTGTAGCCGATCTTCAAACGTGGGGTCGTCACTGCCTGGCGTTAGTGGATCAACACCAGAAGGAAAGGGGCTGGGATTGAGCAGATCATCCTGTTGGGGGTCAGTTTGGCCCGGCAGTGGTGATTCCAAGCCCGGCACTGGCGATGCGTCCAACGATTCGCCCGGCAGGGTCGCCAACGCTACGCGATCGCCCCCCACCTCACGCAACAAATCCAATACCTGAATCACGTCTTCATACCGAGCATCGCGGGAGGCATACAGCACGATCAGCCCCTCGGGCGACACCTGTTGGTGCTGCAACAGCACGTCGTACAACAGATTCAGCGTCACTGGCTGCTGATCGAGATACACCTGACCGATCGCATCCACACTGACATATAGCCGCTCTCGCTGCAGCGCCTGGGAGCCAATGCCCTGGGGCGGCAACGGATTGCCCGTATTCGCACTCGGCAAATCGAGATCGATCGCCTGCTGACGGGTCAGTCCCACCGCCGCGAGAATAAAGAACGTCAAAATACAAAAGATAATGTCGATGAGCGGAATAATCTCAATCCGCACGTCTTCATTGGGCGCATCTAAAAAATTAATTTTCATCGGACTGAGCCACCTCCGCAGGCTGAGCTTGCTGACCCTCGGGCGATCGCGCTTTGACCGACCAAGCTTGGCGATACAGCAACTCTAGCTCACTGCCCGACTGCCGAAAGACCCTCGCCTGGCCGAACACAAATCCTTGAAATAAGCGATAAAACGCCAGGCTGACGATCGCAATCACCAAGCCCGCAGCTGTACTAATCAGGGCCTCACCGATCCCGAGTACGGTGCCGCTGGTGCTGTCACTCGCCAAATCGGATAGATCGATCGACCCCAGCGAATTGATCAGGCCGAAAACAGTCCCCAGCAGGCCAATCATCGGTGATAGCGCAATCACCGCTTCGAGAATTTTTTCCCCCTTACGCATCACTGTCAGTTCCTCGTCCGCCGACGTTTCCAACGCGAGGCGAAAAACCTCGGGGTCAGGAGACTCTAATGACAACGGCGCGTACAAAAAGCGGCCCATGGGTAGCTTATTAGCGCGTTGGGCAATCTCAGTAGCGGCTGACCACTCCCGCCGAGCCGCCTCCAACACCCGCCCAGCCACTTCGCGCTCTTTGGTCAAAATGCGCGACCAAAACCAGATCCGGTCAATGATGGTGCCCAGTGACAGAACCGACAAAAATAACAGTGGCCACATGGCTAAGCCGCCACGGGCAAACAGTTCCGCAATATTCACACAGCACCTCCTCACTCGTACCGTTGACACTCTGGGGCAATTCTAGTGTCTGGGAAATTGCCCGATGGGCGATCGCACTTACCAGAGACACTCCCCCATCTAGGGCATTCCAATTCTAGAGAGTCATGCGACATTTATAAGAGTTGCAGCAAAAAAATGCGGCAGATTCATCCTTTCGACCCAATAAATTCCGCCTCCAGACCTTGTTTTCCAACCCTAACGCTAAGCTTTTCCTGCATTTCCCTGATTTCTATCATCAGGGGGTTGGCATACAATCTGACCTAACGATACTTTAACTAGTTACATTTACTGACTATTTTTGATAAGTGCAATATAGCCAGCAATGAATCCAGATCATCTGCGTGAGAGCCTAGAGGCTCTGAAGATATCAGAGCGCCGACGGCAAGAAACCCAACGCTTGTCTGGGGTCGGTTTTTGGGAGCTAGACCACAAGCATGAAATGCTGTACTGGTCAGAAGAGATTTATGCCATTTATGGACTCGATCATGATGCTTTGAAGCCTGATTATGGGCTGTTTTTGAGTCTGATTTACGATGACGATCGCGCACTGGTGCATCAAACCTATCAGGACTCTGTGAAACTGCAAACAGAGTATTGTCTGCGATATCGGATCAAAGCCGCCGACTCCGTGAAATGGATCGAAGCGCGCGGCGTCACCCTGTACGACCAGCGGGGGCAGCCCGATCGCTCGATTGGCACCGCCCAGGATGTGACCGAAATCGTCACCGCCCAGCAACGCATCGAGCATTTGGCTTATCACGATGCGCTGACCAATCTGCCCAATCGCAAGTTTTTTGCCGATCGCTTACACGCAGCCGTGCAACTAGCCGATCGCGATCGCACCCACATCGCCGTGTTGTTTATTGATTTGGATGATTTTAAGCGCATCAACGATCGCCACGGCCATGATGTCGGAGACGAAGTGCTCGTCGGCGTCGCACAAAGATTGCAGGATTTAGCCGGCCCGCAGGATATTTTTGCGCGCATCGGCGGCGACGAGTTTGCCGGGGTCTTGAGCAATTTTGACAATTCGAACCTCGATGCAGCTGTCCAGGTAGTCAAACGCGCCCTCGAAGGCCCCTACAAAACCCGCATCAGCAGCTTTGATATCACCGCCAGCATTGGGGTCACACTCTATCCCCAAGATCGCGTCGACCCCGAAGTGCTGTTACGCCATTCCGACCAGGCCATGTACGAGGCCAAAGAAAACGGTAAATCGCAGATTTGTTTCTTTGATACGGAGCGGCATCAGATTCGGTCATCTCGCCGCGAACTACTGAATGCGATCGCCACCGCGATTAATCAAGACGAGTTGATGCTGTATTACCAGCCGCGCGTTAATCTGCGTGACGGCTCTCTCTTCGGGGCTGAGGCTTTACTGCGCTGGTTCAAAGATGGCCGGTTTTATTCCCCCAAAGAAATCACCACCGCCATTCGCGATACCGAGTGGGAATGGCAACTCGACAACTGGGTCATGGGCAAGGTGATCGCACACAGCAAAGGCTTGCGCCAGGCCGGCATTATCGGTCCCTTTGGCGTGAACCTTAATCCCAAAACCGTTGAAAATGAGCATTTTCCTCAGCAATTATCGACCTTGCTCACAGCGGCTGGGGTGGCAGGCAAAACCCTGGAAATTGAGGTGTTAGAGGTTTCGTCAATTAAAAATTTCGAGTTCACCCACGCCATCCTCAGTCAATGTCGAGCATTCGGCGTGAGTGTGGCGCTGGATGACTTTGGCACGGGCTACTCTTCGCTGACCCATTTTCATGCATTGCCCATCGATACGCTCAAAATCGATCAGCGCTTTATCAAACAGCTCAACTCTGATCCTAAAAGTCTGGCGCTGGTAAAAAGTATTTTGGCGATCGCGCAAACCAATAACCGTCGCGAAGTGGTGGCAGAAGGCATCGAATCTTATGCGATCGCCCACACACTCAAACAGCTCGGCTGTGCTTTTGGGCAGGGCTATGGCTTCGCCCGGCCAATGCCCGTAACCGAGTATGTGTCATGGGTGCAAAACTGGAACCCCAGCGAGTTTCAGGCCCGCTTGAATCGCCATCAGCAGTAAACGTATCGAGATATGCAAAGTCGTTTGATTACGGTCGCCCCGCCGAGGGTGGCTCGGAATCTGCCGATGAGTCGTCTAAAGCCGTCCAGTCAAAACTGACAGCGATCGCTTCTCCCATCCCCCATGCAAATGCGTTGAACCGACAGAATTGACCTGAAATGGCCGCCATAAGGCAGGAACGTACGGCTTTCCCCATGAATCAGGGAGATTTCAGCACTGTTAAACCAGCCAATTTCCCGAGACCATAAAAAGGAACATTGATGGGAAATCCAGAATATGGAAAATCTAGTGCAGTCTTTTTACAACTGGTATAAGCAAACCATTCGCCACCCCAAATATCGCTGGATTATTATCGGCGGCACGCTAATTTATTTGCTTTCGCCCATCGATATCGCACCTGATTTTATTCCCATCATCGGTTGGATTGATGACGCCGCCGTGGCTACACTGCTGGCCGCCGAATTAAGTCAAGTCTTTTTGAGCGCTACAACCAAGCGCAAAAAGTCGACTAAAAATCGTCCTTCCCCAACCCAAGACGCCAACTTTAGAACGATTGATATCGAGTCGTAAGCGGCACTTACGTTCAGTGGTGAAACTTGGCTGTTAAGCCAAGTTTCACCGTTGGCAATCGTGTTTAGTTTGACTGAATGATTTCAACGTAAGGGCTCACGCAGCGATCGTGCCCTTCTAAATAATGTGAAACGCAGAGCTAGGGGACGGGTCCCTGTCAGATTACTTGATTCACAAGCGGAATCAGTTTAGGGACCCGTCCCCTGAAAGTGTCATTTCAGAACTTGGCACCCATAACATGCTGGCAATATGCCGCCCTGGCAGATGACAATTGGAGTCCGCCACTGCCCTGAGCTCATGAACCTTTTTGATTAGCCGAGCGAAAGCGTCCCGCCTCAAAACTGCGCTGTTGGCGATGCTTGGTGCTGCGGCCAGTGACGCGCTTCCGCCACATGCGAAAACTGCTGGCCTTCATCTCTCGCCGCATGAGCTTAATGACCTCTTTCTCTTTCAGGCCAAATTGCAGCTCGATCGCATCAAATGGGGTGCGATCTTCCCACGCCATTTCAATAATGCGATCGCGATCGTCGCTACTCAAATCGGCAAATGGTTGACTCATTACAATGCGCTCTAAGGTTCCGACGCTTTTCAGAACAGGGGTGATTGATTTCCTTCATTCAGCTTGACAAAAAAAGAGCCAGATTTCAGCCCACTCTGTGTGCGCTCTGTCTACTAGTTTTCGCTAGGCTAAGGGCCTGATAGTCTTTTCTACTCCCCATGCTGCACGGCTTTATTCCTCCTCAGCGCTACTTTGCTTACCTCACCTGGCAAATGATTGCTGACCTGCCCGACAAAGAAAATGTGGTGATTGCTCAACCGATTGGCGCGATCGAGCAGCACGGGCCGCATTTGCCCCTGGCGGTAGATGCCGCGATCGCGACAGCGGTTTTAGGGAAAGCGCTTACGGCCCTGCCCGATACCATTCCGGCCTACGGGTTGCCGCCTTTGTACTACGGCAAATCGAATGAGCACTGGCACTTTCCGGGCACCATTACCCTCTCGGCGCAAACCCTGCGACAAGTGCTGATGGAATCAGCCGAAAGCCTTTATCGCGCTGGCTTTCGCAAATTGCTGTGGCTCAATGCCCACGGTGGTCAGCCGCAAGTGCTCGAGATGGCGGCCCGCGACCTGCACCAGCAATATCCCGATCTGCTGGTGTTTCCCCATTTTGTGTGGAATGTGCCGAATCCGGCGGCGGAAATGCTGACGGCAAAGGAGTTGGAACTGGGCATTCACGCCGGAGATGCCGAGACCAGTTTGATGATGGCGCTGTTGCCCGATCAAGTACGGAGCGATCGCGCCGTGTGCGAATATCCCCAGGGGTTGCCGACAGATGGCCTGCTCAGCATGGAAGGGGCGCTACCGTTTGCCTGGGTCACTCGCGACCTGACCCAGAGTGGGGTCTTGGGCGATGCCACTGCCGCCAGTCGGGCCAAGGGCGATCGCCTACTCGCCGCCCTGACCCAGGGATGGGTTGAGGTCATCACCGCCATTCATCAGTTTCGTCAACCCGCCGCGTGATTAAAATCTGGCAGGCAACCCCCATTCTGACCAAGTTGGTGAATGGGGGGATGAGTGACGGGTTGGATGCAAATACTGTGATGGCGAACGCTTGTCCCTACGCTTCAATGGTTTTCAAACCCTCGCTTTATCACTTTTCCATCACATCAGAGGCAAAGTCGCGAACAGTTTGCGAGTCGCGATCGCCAGTATGGTGAAGTCACTGATAGCTCTGTCGTGCCCATGACTTCACTATTGTTACGCCACGGTCGCTTAGTGACAGATCCGCAAACGGTGGTGGATATTGCCATCGAAAATGGCGTCATTGCCGCGATCTCGCCTGATCTTGACTTCGCGGCTGACCAAACCCTCGATATTGCGGGGCAACTCGTCAGTCCCCCATTTGTGGAATCCCACATTCACCTGGACTCGGCGTTGACGGCGGGGCAACCGCGCTGGAACCAAAGCGGCACCCTTTTTGAAGGCATTGAGATTTGGGGCGAGCGCAAACAGTCTCTCACGATAGAAGATGTACAGCAGCGGGCGATCGCCGCCCTCAAAATGCTCGCCAGCCAAGGGGTGCTGTTTGTGCGCAGCCATGCCGATGTGAGCGAACCGTCTCAAACGCCCCTCAAAGCGCTGCTCGCCGTCCGCGAAGCCGTTAAAGATTGGTTGACCTTGCAGGTGGTCGCCTTTCCCCAAGATGGCATTTACAGCCAGCCCGAAAATGCCAAACGGCTAGAAGATGCGATCAAAATGGGAGCCGATGCCGTGGGGGGCATTCCCCATTACGAACTCACGCGCGAAGATGGCGTCAAATCGGTGCACTATATATTTGACTTGGCCGAGCGGTACGATCGCCTGATTGACATTCACTGTGACGAAATTGATGATGACCAGTCCCGCTTTGTCGAAGTCGTCGCCGCCGAAGCCATTCGCCGCAATATGGGCGATCGCGTGACTGCCAGCCACACCACCGCCTTTGGGTCTTACAACAATGCCTATGCCTTCAAGCTCATGGGCTTTTTGAAACGGGCTCAAATCAATTTTGTGGCGAATCCGCTGATTAACCTGACCTTGCAGGGCCGCGCTGACACCTACCCCAAGCGACGGGGCCTGACGCGCGTCAAAGAGCTGTGGCAAAACGGCCTCAACCTCAGTCTGGGCCATGACTGCATTCAAGACCCCTGGTATAGTTTGGGCGCTGGCAATCCGCTCGAAGTCGCCTCCATGGCAGTACACGCTTGCCAGATGACCGGACGCGACGAGCTGATGGCCTGCTATGACATGATCACGCGCTTTGGGGCCAAAACCCTGCACGTGGCCGACCAATATGGCCTGGCCGTAGGACAACCCGCCAATCTGATTACGCTGGATGCCGAAGATGCGATCGCCGCCATTCGCGATCGGGCGACCGTCCGTCAGGTCATTTCCCGAGGGCAACTGCTCGTCAGTACCTCTAAACCTGAGGTCACCTGGCAGCAAGCCATTTAGTCCACCGCTGTGACCGGCGATCGCTGTTGCAACAATTGCAAAAAGGCAAAAACCCCAGGGGGATGCAGCGCCTCTGCCAGTACGATCGCGCCCACCTGACGTTCGAGGGGGACAGGTAACCGCGCAATGCTCACCCCAGGGGGAATCGGATGGGCCGACAGCGACGGCACGATCGCCGCCCCCAAGCCCTGCGCCACCATGCTGAGAATGGTGCTCGTCTCACGAAACTGATACCGCGGCTTGAGGGTAAACCCCGCTCGCTGAAAATGCGCCTGCACCGCCTCAAAGCAACTATTGTCTTCGGGATAAACAATCAGCGCCAGGGCCATGAGTTGTTCCCAGGTCAAGGTCGGATCAGGGGGCTCAGCGGTCGGCGGCAACAGTACCCAAAACGGATCGCTCATGAGTTCCCAACTCTCAAACTCCTCACTGGTCGGCAAAAACGAGATGCCAATATCCGCCTTGCCACAGCGAATCTGTTCCTCAACATAGCCAAAGTCGTAATGCTCGGTGATGGTAACCGCGATCGCCGGATGCTCTTTGTTGAACTGCGCCACCATCCGCGGCAATAAGTTGGCTGCCGCCCCACGAAACGTCGCAATCCTCACTTCACCGCCCTGCAAACCTTTGTGCAGGTTGGCCGTCTGTTGCATTTGCTCCAACAGATGCAAGACCTCTCGCGCCTGTTGCGTCACAGCGGTACCTGCTGGCGTCAGCTGAGCCCCGTGGCGACCTCGCGCCAGCAAAATCACCCCCAGCTCATCTTCTAACGTGGCGATCGCGTGACTGACTGTCGGTTGAGTCAGCCCCAACTCCAACGCCGCCTCACCAAAACTACCAAAATCAGCCACCGCTACTAGCGCCCGAATTTGGGAAAGCTTGGGACCATTTTGATGGGCTTTGCTCACAACACTCCCCCAAACAAACTGTTCAAATTATGCCTAAGTCCCGCCAAAACGTCTGAACGGATGTTGAGAACAGTAACCTTGGCCGACGGCGGCCAAATTTTCAATTTTTCCGATTATTAAAGGTTGACATCTAGCTGGCGAACGAAATTTGATCGCCAAAATTGCCCCCTCGTTAACCTTGGCAGTGCCCAGCAACCGTTCGAAAACCGATCTTTCAGCTCGATTGAATTTGATTATCTGAGGTGCCCCATTCAGCTAGACTTATCCTAACTAACCCGTCATGGTGAGAACAGCCTTTAGGAACTTCGTGCGCATTCTTGGCTGATGCGCCGCAACCGTCTTGATTAGTCAATCGCGCGACCCCAACATCTGTATAATTTGCGATCGCGATCCACTAAGCATAATTTTCACCCAGTCAACCCTTTTCCGTCGCTAGATTGACCCGCAGAACAGCGCTTGAGAACGCCTTCTAAATTCGCCAATTTGCCTGTGGGTAAAAGCCGATATCTGGCCTGCGATCGTCAGCCACCAGACAAAATTAGGATCCTCTCTTGCTTGACTATCCACCGCCCCAGCAAGCGCCACAACTTCCCATGACATCACAGTTACATGACCTTTCTGTTAAGTGGAATAACGACTTGCGGCATGTCGATTTCCGCCTCATCATCAATTCAGCTCAAAAAAACTGAGAATCAAACACATCATGTCTGGGCTCATATCATCAGCAAGCGTTATCGGTCACTGACTGCAGGCATTTGACAGTTAAATGAAACAAAGCATCAGCGTTCGAGTGGAAAGGTTAGCCCCGCTGAGCCAGAAAAACATGTCACGGCTAAGTCCACTTTAACTAGGCAGTGCTGATCACCGACAATAGTATTGACAATATTGAATCTACTCATCTAGGAAATGAGCATTTCTTAGCGGAGAAAAGGCGATTCAGTCATTATTCAGCCAATTCTTCTGCGAATAATCCTGCTTAAATCTTTCCTGAAGGCCCCAACTTCTAATACAATTTATGTGTTCATCATTCATCAGTGTGAATATAATACAAATAATTCGCCGGATGAATGGCCAATAGGCGATATGAAGCGTTTTTAGGTTCAGCAAGCTTAGTTTTCTGAAACTGACGATTAGTTCTCTACACGCGGTGTCAAAAACTAGCGGTAAGATGCATTCATCCCCTGTGGTAATCACTGTTACGGAGAGGTTCCCTCACTAATGGCAAGCACCAAAACAGATGCGCTGACGGGCAAGGCCCTACTGCAAAAAGTTAAAGATTTAGCCCATCTAACCAAGCGAGAAAAGGCTCGGGAGTGTG
Coding sequences:
- the codA gene encoding cytosine deaminase, which encodes MTSLLLRHGRLVTDPQTVVDIAIENGVIAAISPDLDFAADQTLDIAGQLVSPPFVESHIHLDSALTAGQPRWNQSGTLFEGIEIWGERKQSLTIEDVQQRAIAALKMLASQGVLFVRSHADVSEPSQTPLKALLAVREAVKDWLTLQVVAFPQDGIYSQPENAKRLEDAIKMGADAVGGIPHYELTREDGVKSVHYIFDLAERYDRLIDIHCDEIDDDQSRFVEVVAAEAIRRNMGDRVTASHTTAFGSYNNAYAFKLMGFLKRAQINFVANPLINLTLQGRADTYPKRRGLTRVKELWQNGLNLSLGHDCIQDPWYSLGAGNPLEVASMAVHACQMTGRDELMACYDMITRFGAKTLHVADQYGLAVGQPANLITLDAEDAIAAIRDRATVRQVISRGQLLVSTSKPEVTWQQAI
- a CDS encoding LysR family transcriptional regulator, with translation MSKAHQNGPKLSQIRALVAVADFGSFGEAALELGLTQPTVSHAIATLEDELGVILLARGRHGAQLTPAGTAVTQQAREVLHLLEQMQQTANLHKGLQGGEVRIATFRGAAANLLPRMVAQFNKEHPAIAVTITEHYDFGYVEEQIRCGKADIGISFLPTSEEFESWELMSDPFWVLLPPTAEPPDPTLTWEQLMALALIVYPEDNSCFEAVQAHFQRAGFTLKPRYQFRETSTILSMVAQGLGAAIVPSLSAHPIPPGVSIARLPVPLERQVGAIVLAEALHPPGVFAFLQLLQQRSPVTAVD